The Rhodothermales bacterium genome includes the window AACCAGTAGAGCAAGAACCGCGCGAGCACACTTGTCGCCCGTGGACGGATAACGACACGGGGTGCGACTAGCGGCACCGGCGGTTCGCGTCTTTGGAGCAGGTAATGCGACCGGCGTCGGGAATCTAGCGTTCAAAACAAGAAATCTTTCGGCAATCAATACCTCTATCCTGTCCATTATCGGGCGATATTCTCAAAAGTTGAGGATTTCGTGAAAAGGATTTCGCGGCCCGGCCCGGCGTTCTGTGGGATAGAATGCGTCCCATAAGAAAAACCGCCCCGAGTATGACCCGAAGCGGTTTTCCCGCGCTTTTTGGCCACCCTTCCGGGACGACCCTGTAAATGGATGAACTACATACCGCTTATGGGCTCTCCGGACATGCTGACGATGATCTCGATTCGACGGTTCTTCGCCTGTCCCTGCGCATTGTCATTGCTCGCGATAGGTCGCGATTCACCGAACCCCATCGCGCTAATTTGACCGTCGTCAATGGACATGTTAGCCAGAAGGTACTCTCGGACGGCATCCGCGCGGCGTTGGCTGAGCGACAGATTGGTCGCATCGTAGCCGCGGGAATCGGTATGACCAGAGACAATCAATGGCGAGTTGGGAAACTCCCTGAGCACACGCTGAACCTTCGTAAGAAGTGAGAAATTGTCCGGGCGGATTTCTGCGCTTCCAGAGGCGAACGTGAGGCTGTAGAGCCGGAGCATCATCCGGTCACCAGAGATGAGAACCTCGGCTTCATCAGCTCCGAACGTCGATTTCACGCGACGGATTTTTTCTTCCTCTTCGTTTCTCTCTCGCAACTCTGCCGTGACCGCCCGTTCGCGCTGCTCGAGCATCGCAAGGCGTGTGTCAAGCGAATCGACCAGCTCTTTCAGTCTCTTCATCTCCACGTTTCGAAGACGGTCGATCTCCACGTTCTTGCGAGACAGTTCCTCCTGCAAGTTGGACCGATCGTCATACAGACTCCCGACAGCGCTTACCACCTCGTCCGTCACGGGTTCAATGCCCTCTGCGAAGTCCGGCACGCGGTTCAGGCTTTCCGCCACTCGCCCGACAAGTGCTTCCTGTTCCAGCACGAGTGCCTCAACCCTCTTTTTTGCGTCGTCGTCGACCCGCTGGGCGGTCTGCGCAATCCGTCCGGCACGAGTAAACTGCGACTGTGCCCTCTGTGCAAGGTTGCGCGCCCCAGAGCGATCGTACCGGTTCTCCGTCAGCTCGCGTTCGGCCTGGCGGAGCAAAGCTTCTGCATCGGCAAATGTCGCCGCGGCCCATTTCTGCGCCTCACTCTGGGTGGCGGAAGATCGAGCCGAACGTGCCTTGCCGAGTACGTCCGCGCGGATCGCTACAAGTTCGGCCGCCCGATACGTCTGCTCCGCACCGCGGGCGCGATCGCGAGTACCGTTCTGGTCACCCTTCTCGACGCGCTCGCCTGCCTCCTGCATGATCTTTTCCGCATTCTTCCATTCTGTCGCTGCAAATTCGGGCGCTCCCGCTTCGGCTGCAGCGTTCCGCGCCTCAATGGCAGTCCGAAGGAGGACTTTGCCCACCTCCTCATACTGCATCGCGCTGGTGAGCGCTGTCCTTACCTCTGCCAGCCGCTTCCGAATATCTTCGATCTTGCCGCTGCGGTCGTATCGATCCTTGGCCTCCGCCAGTCGTTTC containing:
- a CDS encoding OmpA family protein → MIFRRLLRITALATLLSVSGIWGVYGQDIEDDIKQVEQQLEDARSKQIDLVSPRYFSEAEKRLAEAKDRYDRSGKIEDIRKRLAEVRTALTSAMQYEEVGKVLLRTAIEARNAAAEAGAPEFAATEWKNAEKIMQEAGERVEKGDQNGTRDRARGAEQTYRAAELVAIRADVLGKARSARSSATQSEAQKWAAATFADAEALLRQAERELTENRYDRSGARNLAQRAQSQFTRAGRIAQTAQRVDDDAKKRVEALVLEQEALVGRVAESLNRVPDFAEGIEPVTDEVVSAVGSLYDDRSNLQEELSRKNVEIDRLRNVEMKRLKELVDSLDTRLAMLEQRERAVTAELRERNEEEEKIRRVKSTFGADEAEVLISGDRMMLRLYSLTFASGSAEIRPDNFSLLTKVQRVLREFPNSPLIVSGHTDSRGYDATNLSLSQRRADAVREYLLANMSIDDGQISAMGFGESRPIASNDNAQGQAKNRRIEIIVSMSGEPISGM